In the genome of Taeniopygia guttata chromosome 26, bTaeGut7.mat, whole genome shotgun sequence, one region contains:
- the RBM15 gene encoding RNA-binding protein 15: protein MKGKERSPAKAKRSRGGEDSASSSSSSRGSKKPSGSSGGGGGSNGGKAAAASGESNSGSGRRGAHADKGGRAGSREYETGSAAAAGGGGRHGYSGKTAEASRSSSSRGGESRAAAASSSSSSSEPGGGEYKTLKISELGSALSDEAVEDGLFHEFKRFGDVSVKISRLPPGAGAADERVAFVNFRRPEDARAAKHARGRLVLYDRPLKIEAVYVGGGSGRRRSSRSPALLDKESPYGAAAVGAVAAAVRHPPAGAAQRALSPAGSGGALGYRDYRLQQLALGRLPPPPLPRELERERDYGGFYEARVRPAYGLERVAGVAAAGGFRGGGGGGAGAAAEEEISPEDDQRANRTLFLGNLDITVSESDLRRAFDRFGVITEVDIKRPGRGQTSTYGFLKFENLDMAHRAKLAMSGKVLLRNPIKIGYGKATPTTRLWVGGLGPWVPLAALAREFDRFGTIRTIDYRKGDSWAYIQYESLDAAQAACTHMRGFPLGGPDRRLRVDFADTEHRYQQPYLQPLPLPPPAHYELVAEAAAFGAHRGAPPDPLRGARDRTPPLLYRDRDRDLYPETEWVPPPPPVRDRSNRAAAYDPLESLERRRDGWSLERDRGERELGSSSRDQPRKRRLAEDGGRHLDRSPDSERSSSSRKRHCLATTSPPDRSPELLGGRERYSSDPERSSRLLLLERPSPIRESRRGSLERGQNEKRDRKNSAERERKHRAAAAAQECKSPAKKDERAAEGGGGGSRLKPPPQKQQQDGAAQAGAAPKLCLAWQGMLLLKNSNFPSNMHLLQGDLGVASSLLVEGATGGKVAQLKITQRLRLDQPKLDEVNRRIKVAGPNGYAILLAVPGASDNRSAAGAAEAATTSTQRPLRNLVSYLKQKQAAGVISLPVGGNKDKENSGVLHAFPPCDFSQQFLDSTAKALAKSEDDYLVMIIVRGAS, encoded by the coding sequence atgaAGGGCAAGGAGCGCTCGCCCGCCAAGGCCAAGCGCTCCCGGGGCGGCGAGGACTCGgcgtcctcctcctcctcctcgcgCGGCAGCAAGAAGCCGAGCGGCTCGTccggcggaggcggcggctcCAACGGCGGGAAAGCGGCGGCGGCGTCCGGCGAGAGCAACAGCGGGAGCGGCCGGCGCGGCGCCCACGCGGACAAGGGCGGCCGCGCCGGCAGCCGCGAGTACGAGACCGGttcggcggcggccgcgggcggcgggggccggcACGGCTACAGCGGTAAAACCGCGGAGGCGTCgcgaagcagcagcagccgcggCGGCGAATCGCGagcggccgccgcctcctcctcgtcctcctcgtCGGAGCCGGGCGGCGGCGAGTACAAGACGCTGAAGATCAGCGAGCTGGGCTCGGCGCTGAGCGACGAGGCGGTGGAGGACGGGCTGTTCCACGAGTTCAAACGCTTCGGCGACGTGAGCGTCAAGATCAGCCGGCTCCCGCCCGGCGCCGGCGCCGCCGACGAGCGCGTGGCCTTCGTCAACTTCCGCCGGCCCGAGGACGCGCGGGCCGCCAAGCACGCCCGCGGCCGCCTCGTGCTCTACGACCGCCCGCTGAAGATCGAGGCCGTCTATGTCGGCGGAGGCAGCGGCCGCCGGCGCAGCAGCCGCTCCCCGGCGCTGCTGGACAAGGAGTCTCCCTACGGCGCGGCGGCGGTCGGGGCGGTGGCGGCCGCCGTGCGGCACCCGCCGGCCGGGGCCGCGCAGCGGGCGCTGTCccccgcgggcagcggcggAGCTTTGGGCTACCGGGACTACCGGCTGCAGCAGCTCGCCCTGGGCCgcctgccgccgccgccgctgccgagggagctggagagggagcGGGACTACGGCGGCTTCTACGAGGCGCGGGTGCGGCCGGCCTACGGGCTGGAGCGCGTGGCCGGCGTGGCGGCGGCCGGTGGATTccgcggaggaggaggaggaggtgccGGAGCGGCCGCCGAGGAGGAGATCAGCCCTGAGGATGACCAGAGAGCCAACCGCACGCTGTTCCTGGGCAACCTGGACATCACCGTGAGCGAGTCGGACTTGCGGCGAGCGTTTGACCGTTTCGGGGTCATCACTGAGGTGGACATCAAGAGGCCGGGGCGTGGGCAGACCAGCACCTATGGGTTTCTTAAGTTTGAGAATCTGGACATGGCACACCGGGCCAAGTTGGCCATGTCGGGGAAGGTGCTGCTGCGCAACCCCATCAAGATCGGGTACGGGAAAGCCACCCCGACCACCCGGCTCTGGGTGGGCGGCCTCGGGCCCTGGGTgcccctggctgccctggccaGGGAGTTTGATCGGTTTGGCACCATCCGCACGATCGATTACCGCAAAGGGGATTCCTGGGCCTATATCCAGTACGAGAGCCTGGATGCGGCGCAGGCAGCCTGCACCCACATGCGGGGGTTTCCCCTGGGGGGGCCGGATCGCCGGCTCCGCGTGGACTTTGCCGACACGGAGCATCGGTACCAGCAGCCCtacctgcagcccctgcccttGCCGCCCCCGGCTCATTACGAGCTTGTGGCGGAGGCGGCTGCTTTTGGGGCTCACCGGGGAGCCCCCCCCGACCCTCTGCGGGGGGCCCGGGACAGGACGCCACCTTTGCTCTATAGAGACCGTGACAGAGACCTTTATCCTGAGACAGAGTGGGtgcccccgccgccccctgtGCGGGACCGGAGTAATCGGGCAGCTGCTTATGACCCACTGGAAAGCCTGGAGCGCCGCCGGGATGGGTGGTCCTTGGAGCGGGACCgcggggagagggagctgggcagTAGCAGTCGGGATCAGCCTAGGAAACGGAGActggcagaggatggaggcCGGCACTTGGACCGTTCCCCTGACAGCGAGCgctcctcttcctcccgaaAGCGCCACTGCTTGGCCACAACCTCTCCCCCGGACCGCAGCCCCGAGCTCCTCGGAGGCCGGGAGCGTTACAGTAGTGACCCTGAGCGCTCGTCCCGCTTGCTCCTCTTGGAGCGACCTTCCCCTATCCGGGAGTCCCGCCGGGGCAGCCTGGAGCGGGGGCAGAACGAAAAGCGCGACCGCAAGAACTCCGCAGAGCGGGAGCGCAAGCAccgcgccgccgctgccgcccagGAGTGCAAAAGTCCGGCCAAAAAGGACGAGCGGGCGGCggagggaggtggtggaggcTCCCGGCTCAAACCTCCTCCccaaaaacagcagcaggatggagcaGCGCAGGCTGGGGCAGCGCCCAAACTGTGCCTGGCTTGGCAGGGGATGCTCCTGCTGAAGAACAGCAACTTCCCGTCCAACATGCACCTGCTCCAGGGGGACCTCGGAGTCGCCAGCAGCCTCCTCGTGGAGGGAGCGACTGGGGGGAAAGTGGCTCAGCTCAAGATCACCCAACGTCTCCGTCTGGACCAGCCCAAGTTGGATGAGGTCAACCGGCGCATCAAGGTGGCGGGTCCCAATGGATACGCCATCCTTCTGGCCGTGCCCGGCGCCTCAGACAACCGctccgcagccggggctgccGAGGCCGCCACCACCTCCACACAGAGGCCGCTCAGGAATCTGGTGTCCTACCTAAAGCAAAAGCAGGCTGCTGGGGTGATCAGCCTCCCTGtgggggggaacaaagacaaGGAGAACAGCGGGGTCCTGCACGCTTTTCCACCCTGCGACTTCTCCCAGCAGTTCCTGGACTCCACAGCCAAGGCGCTGGCCAAATCAGAGGACGACTATCTGGTCATGATCATTGTCCGTGGGGCGTCCTAA